The following DNA comes from Haloferax mediterranei ATCC 33500.
TGTCTCTGCCTATAGTAGCGTTTGCAACTGGTGACACATCCAATCGCACGATAGCGGTCGAGCGAGTGTGCAATGACTTGCAAACGCTACTATCGCCGGAACTGCGAGGAGGATCTGTTCAAACTGTGTTGCAGTCTCTGACTATCGTGTTCAATATACAACACCTAACCGCTCTCGACACCCGTACCGAAATTAAACGCCACGGGTCTGTCTCGGAGGAATAGTCGCAATAGCCCGTATGCATCTACGAATCGATGCTGTAAGTTATGCAATACGACAATTTTCAAAAACGACAGCAATCGCTCGATAGGCACCCACCAGTTGAGAAGGTCTGTAACCGGATAGTTCCCTGAAAATACCACTCACTATTTTATGGTGAACCTCAGTTAATCACTTCAATATAGCTCCATACGGACATAGCTTATTTAACCATTGACAAAATCTCCTAGAGGCATGGTATCAGGAGGCACGAATGTCGGGACATCCTCTCAGACCCAAACGGTCATAGAAGAGGTTGGAAACATCAGGGAGACTGGAACAATCCCTTCGCGGATACACAACGACAACGAAATACACGAGTTAGAACTCGAACGAGTGTTCAGCGACACGTGGGTATTCGTTGGACACGAATCGGAGATTCCGGAACCGGGAGATTACGCGAAGCGGTACATCGGCGACAGTCCGTTTATCTTCGTTCGAGACGATACCGGCGAGGTTCGGGTGCTCTTCGATTCGTGCCAACACCGGGGGACCACGGTGGTCCGTGCCGAACAGGGCAACACATCGTACTTCCGATGTCCGTACCATAACTGGACCTACAAGAACACCGGCGAACTCGTCGGCGTCCCGCACAAAGAACAGTTCTTCAAAGAACTCGATACCTGTGAGCACGCACTCGATTCCGCCCCGCAGGTCGACAGCTACGAGGGACTCGTGTTCGCATCGCTCTCGGCTACCGCACCCTCTCTGGACGAGTACCTCGGCGATTTCAAATGGTATCTCGACCTTCACCTGAAGTTCGCCGAAGGTGGAATGGAAGTCGTCGGTGAACCGATTCGATGGGAAATCGATACGAACTGGAAAATCGGCGCGGACAACTTTACGGGTGATTCCTACCATACGCTCGCCACTCACAAGTCCGCGATGGACCTGGATATCTTCCCGCCGGAACTTTCGGCAGTCGGTGCCGAACGGACGCCAGTCGACGTAACCGAGTGCAGCGGACACTCGTGTATGCTCGCCTATCTCGAGAATCAGGAATTTGCTGGTGGTTATCCGGAAGACATCTTCACAGAGACACACCTTTCTGAATCGGAACTCCGCCTTGCAAAGCGACTCGTATCCAGCGTCGGAACCGTGTTCCCGAACTTCTCGTTCCTTCAGATGAACCTCAACGCCGACCCGGAGAATCGCGAGGTTACCGCGTTCTTGAATATTCGGAAGTGGCAGCCACTAGGGCCAAAAAAGACGCAGGTGTGGAACTGGATTCTCGTGCCACGGGATTCCTCCGAAGAGTTCAAACAGCGTGCATACGACACCGGCATCAGCACGTTCAGTGTCGCCGGGAATTTCGAGGTCGACGACTTCGCCGTCTGGGATGGCATCGCGGAGGCTGCCGGAAGCACTTTCGGGAAGAAAATCGGTCGGAGGTCGAACTTCCAGATGGGGGTTGGAGAGATGGGTGACGCAACGAACATCTCCGACGAGTGGCCCGGCCCGGGTGCGGTGTACGATACGAACTTCGAGGACGGGACGATGCAGACGTTCTACCAGAGTTGGTATCGCTCGATGACCGGACGGCCCATCGATTCAGCAACCGAGGATGTCAATGAGTGAACGCTTCGAACTCCGCCTGGAGTGCGAGGAGTTCCTGTTCGACGAGGCGGAGCGATTGGACGACGGGAAACTCCACGAATGGCTCGAACTACTCACGGATGACGTCGAGTATCGAGTCCCCCGCCGCGTCACGCGCGAGCGAGGTTCAGAGCAATCATCGTTCAGTGAGGATGGGTTCCTCTATCGTGAGGACATGGGCACGCTCACCACACGGGTGGAGCGCTACGATAGAGAATACGCATGGGCGGAAAACCCCCCGTCTCGGACGCGACGATTTGTGAGTAACGTTCGGGTACACGACGAATCGGACGACGAAATCCGGGTGAAGAGCAATCTGCTGCTCTATCGAAATCAGGGGGATACGACCGAGCACGACCTGCTCGTCGGGGAGCGCGAGGACCAACTTCGCCGTGTCGATGGAGCACTCAAGTTAGCCCGACGAACCGTCTACCTCGACCAAACCATCCTCGCCACGCGCAACCTTTCGTTTTTCCTCTGACCATGACGGGAAGGAATACAGCCGAGAGGACCGTGAATACGGCCGAGAGCGTTACCGTAACACCTCTCACGCGCGTCGTTAGTGATGACGCGGACGTAGCCGTTCGACGGGTCGAAACACCGAAAGGAGTACGATTGGAGTTGGATGCGACGAGGTCCGAAGCACGGGTTCGTCTCGATGCAGTCACACTCGAATGTCTCTCCTGGCAGGAACGCTCGACATTCGTCGGATTTCTCGAACCACAGCTCCGACCGCTGTCGTCCGACGTGCTCGTGGTTCAGCAGAACCCAGACGATGGCGAGTCTACGGAAATTGCCCACATCACGAACGAATTTGGACATGTCGAGGTACGTACCGCCGAGAGAGCGGAATCCGCGTGGCTCGAGTTAGTCGCCACGAAACTCGGGTTCGTGACCCGGTTGAATGCCGTTGCGCTCGAGAGCATCACCTGGCAGGACCAAGACACGTTCACGGAGTTACTCAGACAACGACTGGAGGAGCCAAAGAAATGATACGTATGACACAAGCGACGACGAAGCCGAGCGAGAAAGACACACCACTGAATCAGGAGGAAGGTCGATGGTAATCGAACTCACCGGGTCTGACCTCACGATTGAGGACGCAGTAGCCTGTGCTCGCGACCACGAAGAAGTGTCCGTTAGCGACGAGGCACTGAAGCGCGTGCGGACTGCGCGTTCGAATCTCGAATCACGCATCGGAACAGGTGAAATAATCTATGGCGTCAATACTGGGTTCGGTGCCAGTCAAAACGAGGTTATCGACCCCGAAGACGTCGCGACACTCCAGAAGAACCTGATCCGGAGCAACGCGGTCTGTATCGGCGACCCGGTCGACGAGGACGAGGCGCGCATGATGATGCTCCTCAGGCTGAACTCGTTGCTCTCCGGAAGCTCTGGAGTGCGAGTACACGTCGTCCTGAAACTACGTGACCTGCTGAACGCGGGGTTCTACCCCCACGTCCCTCGGAAAGGGTCGGTCAGTGCGAGTGGTGACCTCGCACCCCTTGCCCATGTCGCGCTCGCGATGCTCGGCGAGGGGAAGGCACGTCACGAAGACGAGTGGGTCCCGTCCAGTGAAGTGCTAACTTCGATTGAAGTCGACCCGCTCACCACAGAAGAAGGTGAGCCGGGTCTCGAAGCGAAGGAAGGGCTCGCCCTGATAAATGGGACGAACTACATCACCGCCGTCGGGGCACTGGCTGTTCACGACGCCGAAACACTGCTCGACACCGCCGATACCGTCGGGACGATGACGCTCGAAGCGTTCCGTGGCATCAGCGACCCGTTCCGGGCGGAGATTCACGAGCTTCGCAACCAACCTGGCCAAAAGCACGTGGCTGAACGTATCAGGAACGGAATCGAAGGAAGCGAACTTGTGACGTCCGCAGCCGAGGCGAACCGGGCACAGGATTCGTATTCGTTGCGGTGCATCCCACAAGTACACGGTGCAAGCAGAGATACGCTGACACACGTGAGAGGCGTCATCGAACGCGAGTTGAACGCCGTCACGGACAACCCATTGGTGTTACAGCGCGGAGCGGGTGACGTAGTCTCCGGCGGCAATTTCCACGGCCAGCCTGTCGCATTTGCCCTCGATATGCTTTCGGTGGCTGTCTCGGAAGTCGCAAACATCTCTGAGCGCCGGATATTCAAACTGACCGGCGGTGACGCAGCGGGCAGAAGTGACGGAAAAACCGACTCGATGCCTTCGGATAGTCTCCCTCCATTCCTCGTCGAAGATTCGGGCTTGAACTGTGGGTTCATGATGCCGCAGGTGACCGCCGCAGCGCTTGTTTCGGAAAATAAGACACTGGCTCACCCTTCATCTACGGACTCGATTCCGACATCGGACAATCAGGAGGACCACGTGAGTATGGGAGCAAACGGTGCAAATCACCTGGTCGAGATCCTCGGAAACGTTGAAACCGTCCTCGCCATCGAACTGTTCGCCGCGTACACGGCGCTTTCGTACCGTGTAGACAGCCCGGGACAGAAGGCAACTGAAATCGTCTCTCTCCTCGAAGAGATAGTCACACCGCTGAAGGAAGACCGGCTAATGCAGAACGATTTCTCCAGTCTTCGGTCGCTAATCCGCGCTGGAGAGGTCAGATAGTATTTCGCGTCGCACCGGTTTTCGAGCCAGTACCGGGGCAATCATATTTCGAGTTTCGTTGCTATCTGTTCGTGGAAGTCGGAAGAATCTCACCCTCAAAACTGCGGCAGCGGGCATAGAGTTTCACGAGTGCTCCGAACACAGACCAAACCGTTCTACCCCGAACCCGTTCGGGACAATGCTGAATCGAATCCGCCGGGTCGCTTAACAGGGATGTATTCTCCAACAAGTGACTGCCAAAGGACGGTTCCAGACTGTCGTTACCGATACGTTCGTTCCGTAACGACCCAGTTTTCGGGGTGCACACTGTAATGCCTCGAATCGACTTCGAGACCGAGCGAGCGTACGATGACGACCGATTCTCCGCACAGGCAGGGTTCCGAAGTGAGCGGATGAAAGTCATCTGTGGCTTTTTCGAACCCGGACAGTTTATTCCGGTCCACGCGCCGTCGAGCGACCTCGTTGTCAATGTTCGGTCAGGAACCGGTATCGTCCGTGAGGAGGAGACCGACCACCGGGTCGGTGCCGGCGACATCATCGTCGTTCCAGCGGATACGAAACGCGGTATCAAAGCGGACGATGATTCGAGACTCGAAGCGTTGTTGGTGACGTCGCCACCGCCGACAGACGCAGAACACGACCCCGTCCGTCGCGGGCTCGCAGCCGGGGAGTTCGAGTCGGAGTTATAGTAGTGTTTGCAAACGCTACTATCGTAACTGACTGACTGCGACGACACCCCATATTCTGTGGGCTTCGCCTTCAGGTAGTACCCGGTACCGAACCTGTTCGGCTGAATAGCTACATGCGTCTCGAAATGAGGTACTGGTAGTACGTTGGTGATTACTGTGACCGAAGAAGCATTCGACCCAGACCGCCGAGTGAGTTCGTTTGTTGATGAGACGCTAGCGTTCGCATACGTCTTCGAGGATTTCGGTATCGACTACTGCTGTGGAGGCGACGTGTCGCTCGCCACAGCCTGCGAGAAGGCTAACGTCGATATCGCTACCATTCGTAACCGACTCCGTGCAGTACAGGAGAGCCACGACGAAGAGTCGGTGGAGTGGGAGTCTCTGTCCGAACTCGTCAACCACATCGTTTCTACTCATCACGACCGTCTACGTGAGGAACTCCCTTCCTTGGAATCCCTAGTTCACAAGGTTGCGGAGGTACACGGTGAGGACCACCCAGAACTTCGAGCAGTCGAACGGGAGTACGCCGTACTCGCCGACGAGATGCGAACCCACATCGAGGAAGAAGAAGACGAACTCTTTCCAATAGTTCGAAAACTCGACAGTGGTGGGTCACTAACTGACTTCGAGGTTCGAACTGTCAGGCGAGAACTCACAACTTTCGAAGACGACCACGAAGCGACCGCCGAGCGCCTCGAGCAACTTTCCGAGTTGACCGACGGATACACGGTTCCCGACAGCGCCTGTGCCAGCTACCGAGGGATGCTCGAACGCCTCGAAGCGTTAGAGCGAGAGACACACATCCACGTTCACAAGGAGAACAACATCCTCTTTCCCACCGTCGTGTCAACCCTCGACGCCGACGCCTGACGGAAACGTCTGTGGAAAGTTCCGGGGATATACCCCCGTTGCCACTGCAACTCCGGAGAGCTACGACTAGCCAAAGATAGATAGTGCGGTAATCAGACGTAACGTCTCGTATACGGGGTGGTTTAACGTATCTGTATGACAATTACAAACAATGGCGCACACAGAGTACGGGTATCTCACCCCGGAGAATCTGGCACTCTTTACCGACCTGTACGAGTTGACGATGATGCAGGGGTACTACAATCAGAATCACAACCCGACAGCGACGTTCGACCTGTTTTTCAGGGACCTCCCGCCGAACCGAGGGTACATGGTTGCAGCCGGGTTAGAACAGGCGATTCACTACATTGAGACGCTTTCCTTCGGCGAGCGGGTAATCGAGTACCTCACCGAACACGGATTCGACGAGGAGTTCTTGTCACACCTCGAAACGCTGGAGTTCACGGGCGACGTTCGAGCGCTCCCGGAAGGGACACCGGTGTTTTCGAACGAACCGCTGGTAGAGGTGACCGCTCCAATTCTGCAGGGGCAACTGTTGGAGACGATTGTTATCAATCAGATCGGGTATCAGAGTTTAATTGCGACGAAGGCGGCCCGGATGCGCGATATGATTACACAACACGGTGATGAACAATCACTCGTGGACTTCGGCTCGCGACGGGCACACGGCAGTGACGCCGGAATCAAAGCCGCGCGGGCCGCCTACATCGGTGGGTTCGACGGTACTTCGAACGTCGCGGCTGGGGAAGCGTTCGGAATCCCGATTTATGGGACGATGGCTCATTCGTGGATACAAAGCTTCACCAGCGAGCGCGCCGCCTTCGAGACGTTCGTCGACGAGTACGGTGAGGAATCGATTCTTCTCATCGACACGTACGACACCGTTTCCGGTGCCAAGACCGCGCGTGCTGTCGCCGAAGAGAAAGACATAGATATCGCCGGTGTGCGGCTGGATTCTGGCGACCTCACGGCGCTCTCAAAGGAAGTCAACGAGATTCTTGCGGAAACAGACCTCTTCATCTCGTCAGGTATCGACGAGTTCAAAATCCGACGGTTCCTGACGAACGGCGGTGTCGGGTCGGGATTCGGACCGGGGACTGCCCTCGTGACGAGCACCGATGCGCCGAAGGTTGAGGGAGTTTACAAACTCGTGGCCGTCGAGGAGGACGGGGACATGCAACCGAGTATGAAGCTCTCGACTGGGAAGGTGACGTATCCGGGAGCCAAGAGCGTCCGGCGCGTCGAACGAGACGGCCAATACGACCGCGATATCCTTGCACTTCGGGACGAGGACTGCGACGGTGGTGAACAACTCGTGTCCGTCATCGAGGACGGCGAACTCGTGTACCAGTTCCCCGACCTTCCGGCGATTCAGGAACGTGCCCGCCGGTCCGTCTCGAAAACCCCGCCGGCTATTCGGCAACTCGAAGACCCGGAACGCTACGATGTTCAGATCGGCTCCGGTCTCGATACGCAGACGACGTCACTCCGCCGCCAACTCGAAAGTCAACACTCGTGAGCGGACTCTCTCACTTTCTCAGTCGAGGTCGGTGTGAGGTCCCGTCAGCTTTCGTCCACGGGAGGTTCGAGACCTCGTCTGCGAGTGTATTTTGGAAGTTGGGAGCCTATTCGGAGAGTTACTCAAACCGTTGCTTCGTCAGTCGTCTGCAGTACTAGCCGTGGGGTGTGTAACTCGCGGCTGACTCTCGATCAGGACCGACAGGAACGCACCCCCGAGCAGGAGAGCCGCGCCGGTCCAGAAGGCGAGTTCGTAGCTCCCTGTTGTTTGGCGGATGAACCCGCCGAGGAAGACACCGGTTGCGGCAAATATCTGGTGGAGAAGCCAGGACGTTCCGAGAATTCCACCCATCGCGTTCGTTCCGAAGTGGTCGCCGATAATGCCGGTTACCGTTGGGATAACTGGGAAGGAAGCGACACCATAGATAACTGCGAAGACGTAGAGTTGCCAGAGACTCGTCGACAGCGCTAGCCACGCGAGCGAAACACCTCTAATCATGTGGAGACCCGCCAGCATGCGCCGCTTCCCGACTTGTTCAGTCATCTTTCCGGTCACCCACATCGAGACGGCACTGGCACCGGCGGCGATTCCCAGCAACTGTCCGCCGAGTGCGACGCTCCCCCCAAGATCGGCGGCGTAGTTCGGAAGGTGAATCGTCACGAGATACAGCGTGAACCCACAGGAACCGAAGCTCAGGCTGGCGAGCCAGAAGTTCCGGTCAAAAAGCGCTTGTTTGAGCGAGACACTCGCCGACCCGGCAGCTAGGACCGACTGCTCTCGGTCCGATGCGTTGTCCGTTCCATCCGGAGTTTGTCCGACTTCGGTAGGGTCGTCTTCAACGACGAACAGCACAGCCGGGACGACAAGCACGAGCATGAACAGCCCGAGCCCAGTGAACGCCGCTCGAAACCCAGCGGTTGCGATCAGGTAGCCGGCCAACGGAAGGATAATCAGTTGGCCGATGTTGATGCCCATCGAACTCTTCCCGAGCATCTCCGAGCGGTCGCGAACGTACCACTTCGAGACGAGGACCGAGTTCGCCATCGAACTACAGCCTGCGAAGCCGATTGCCGTGAGCACACCGTAGTACAGGAAGAACTCCCAGACGGTGGAGATGGTCGCCGAGAGGAGGAACGCGACACCCATCAGCGCCGCGCTGCCAGCGATGACCACTTTGGGGCCGACCCAGTCGATCAACCGCCCCATCACCGGTTGGAACAGCCCCCACGTAATCATGTTCACCGAGACGGCTAAGCTCAGAAGTGAGAGATCCCAGCCGTATGTTCCAGTAAGTGGTTCGAAGAACTGTCCAGCACTCAGATTCAACCCGAACGCTCCCATCAGCGCGAGGAAAGTTACAGCAACCACGCGCGGACCGAGGAACGTCGAGTCATCACGTATGTTTGTTCCAGACTGCATCGTGCAGTTGAACCGGTCGGTGAGATGGGCATTAGAGAATACTTTGGTAGCTACCAAAGGTAATAGAATACTTCGATTTTCCAGATGAGTACTGTCGCCGCCAATACGATATTTCCCGAGTTTAGGACTAACGACGAAGAAAGTCTATTAATTGGTTGCTACCAAGACACTATATGCGAGAGTTCGTGTTCACAGTGACGTACGACCGCGGGGCCGACCCGATTGCGGACATTTTCATGGAGTATCCGGATGTTATGTCGAAGTCGCTCACGTGTACGGTCACGGCTGACAGTATTTGGCATCTCGACCGTATCACGGGGCCTGAAAACGCATTAAAAGCACTCGACGACGTGTTTCTCGACCCAACGCACTGTAACGAGTGCTTGGACGCCGAACACTGTCACACGAGTTGGGAGTACGAGGTCCTCGACCGAGGGAACGCGTCTCGGACCGTGTACGCCTATGGAACCGATGCCGATGATTGTCACTCGATTCCCCATCTTGCAGCGATACACATCGGTGAGGGGCTCCTGTACGACACGAAACGGCAGGGCAACCAGTATACGTGGCGAATCCTGATGCCCGACGATGCTAACGTCGGCGAACTATACGATGCGATTCGGACCGAAATGCGGGATGGGTTGCGTTTGAGTCTCGACCATCTGTCCGACCCGACACACTGGGGTGATGACGTCGTCTCTCTGGCCGACGTCCCGTACGAACAACGCGAGTTGATTAAAGAGGCGGTCGCTCGCGGCTACTACGAGACGCCCCGAGAGATTACGACGCAAGGATTAGCTGACGAGCTAGGAGTTCCACAGTCGACGGTTCAGTACCGTCTCGCCAGAGCCGAATCATGGCTCGCGACTCGGTTTGTTCTGGAACTCGTTTAGGAAGTTGGTGCCTGTTTCGAGACACTCCTGTGGTCGTCTCTCGGGCACAGTACCGGTATCGAAAATAAGCCGTCCACTGCCTTGGATCGAGGCCTACTCGATGTCTACTCGATGTGCTTCTTCGACTTCGAGTTTCGGGAGTGTAATGGTCAGGACGCCGTTTTTCATCCGTGCACTCACACCGTCTTTTTGAATCTCGGCAGGCAATCGAAGCGACCGTCTCATCGACCGGTGTCGTCGCTCGTGTCGAAGGAACTGCTCTTCTTCTTCGTCGAGGGCTCGTTCGCGCTTCGCCTCGATTTGGAGCGTTTGGTCGGTTACTTGGACGCTCACATCGTCGCGCTCGAAACCCGGTAGGTCGGCGGTGACGACGAACTCGTCGTCGTGTTCGACGAGGTCGACTGCCATTGATTCGAGTCCACTCTCCCACTCTTCGTACGTTTCTCCTGAACCCCACCGTTTGGATGCTTCGTCGAGTTCACGGCTCATTCGCTCGAAGAGCCGCTCGATTTCTTCGAAAGGGTTGCGTCTGCTCATGGTCGTTTACCTCGCGTCCGTGTGTACGGCCCGAATCGAAAAATAACAGGTGGGAACCACTCAATGGGTAGAACATTCGTTGGTTGAGGGTGTATCGGTCCCGGGAAAAGAAGGAGTAATTGTTTATCTGGCTCTGTTGAAACTCTCAGTGGCTGATATGTATCGCGTGCAAGATACGGAGGGTGTATTCAGCAGGTAGTCCCCGCACCACCGCTTCCATCAGCTGAGGAAACGTGTCCATCGTATTCGACACCTGAATTCCGGCAGGGAATCGTTGTGACTTTGGTAACCTCACTATCGTTGTTGCGTGTATAGGTGAGTAGGACAACATCATTCGATTGCCATTCGGTTAGTCGGGTCGTGTCGTTTTGTCCAGGTGCAAGCGTAGTTGACCACGACTGTGAGGTTGCACTGTGAACACTAATTGTCGTGACGTTATCCGGGACAAAAAAGTTATTTCCAGATGAATACTCTCCGAACGAGGTTGTCACCGAGCTACCGTTCCGATAGGTCAGTTCCAGCGGAATAGTACTGACCGGGTCGTCAGTGGGAACAACGGTTGCTGAGACCTGGTACGTGACATTCGCCCGATTCTCGACGGTGACC
Coding sequences within:
- a CDS encoding aromatic ring-hydroxylating oxygenase subunit alpha, whose translation is MVSGGTNVGTSSQTQTVIEEVGNIRETGTIPSRIHNDNEIHELELERVFSDTWVFVGHESEIPEPGDYAKRYIGDSPFIFVRDDTGEVRVLFDSCQHRGTTVVRAEQGNTSYFRCPYHNWTYKNTGELVGVPHKEQFFKELDTCEHALDSAPQVDSYEGLVFASLSATAPSLDEYLGDFKWYLDLHLKFAEGGMEVVGEPIRWEIDTNWKIGADNFTGDSYHTLATHKSAMDLDIFPPELSAVGAERTPVDVTECSGHSCMLAYLENQEFAGGYPEDIFTETHLSESELRLAKRLVSSVGTVFPNFSFLQMNLNADPENREVTAFLNIRKWQPLGPKKTQVWNWILVPRDSSEEFKQRAYDTGISTFSVAGNFEVDDFAVWDGIAEAAGSTFGKKIGRRSNFQMGVGEMGDATNISDEWPGPGAVYDTNFEDGTMQTFYQSWYRSMTGRPIDSATEDVNE
- a CDS encoding aromatic-ring-hydroxylating dioxygenase subunit beta, coding for MSERFELRLECEEFLFDEAERLDDGKLHEWLELLTDDVEYRVPRRVTRERGSEQSSFSEDGFLYREDMGTLTTRVERYDREYAWAENPPSRTRRFVSNVRVHDESDDEIRVKSNLLLYRNQGDTTEHDLLVGEREDQLRRVDGALKLARRTVYLDQTILATRNLSFFL
- the hutH gene encoding histidine ammonia-lyase, with product MVIELTGSDLTIEDAVACARDHEEVSVSDEALKRVRTARSNLESRIGTGEIIYGVNTGFGASQNEVIDPEDVATLQKNLIRSNAVCIGDPVDEDEARMMMLLRLNSLLSGSSGVRVHVVLKLRDLLNAGFYPHVPRKGSVSASGDLAPLAHVALAMLGEGKARHEDEWVPSSEVLTSIEVDPLTTEEGEPGLEAKEGLALINGTNYITAVGALAVHDAETLLDTADTVGTMTLEAFRGISDPFRAEIHELRNQPGQKHVAERIRNGIEGSELVTSAAEANRAQDSYSLRCIPQVHGASRDTLTHVRGVIERELNAVTDNPLVLQRGAGDVVSGGNFHGQPVAFALDMLSVAVSEVANISERRIFKLTGGDAAGRSDGKTDSMPSDSLPPFLVEDSGLNCGFMMPQVTAAALVSENKTLAHPSSTDSIPTSDNQEDHVSMGANGANHLVEILGNVETVLAIELFAAYTALSYRVDSPGQKATEIVSLLEEIVTPLKEDRLMQNDFSSLRSLIRAGEVR
- a CDS encoding cupin domain-containing protein, which translates into the protein MPRIDFETERAYDDDRFSAQAGFRSERMKVICGFFEPGQFIPVHAPSSDLVVNVRSGTGIVREEETDHRVGAGDIIVVPADTKRGIKADDDSRLEALLVTSPPPTDAEHDPVRRGLAAGEFESEL
- the ric gene encoding iron-sulfur cluster repair di-iron protein, which translates into the protein MITVTEEAFDPDRRVSSFVDETLAFAYVFEDFGIDYCCGGDVSLATACEKANVDIATIRNRLRAVQESHDEESVEWESLSELVNHIVSTHHDRLREELPSLESLVHKVAEVHGEDHPELRAVEREYAVLADEMRTHIEEEEDELFPIVRKLDSGGSLTDFEVRTVRRELTTFEDDHEATAERLEQLSELTDGYTVPDSACASYRGMLERLEALERETHIHVHKENNILFPTVVSTLDADA
- a CDS encoding nicotinate phosphoribosyltransferase, with protein sequence MAHTEYGYLTPENLALFTDLYELTMMQGYYNQNHNPTATFDLFFRDLPPNRGYMVAAGLEQAIHYIETLSFGERVIEYLTEHGFDEEFLSHLETLEFTGDVRALPEGTPVFSNEPLVEVTAPILQGQLLETIVINQIGYQSLIATKAARMRDMITQHGDEQSLVDFGSRRAHGSDAGIKAARAAYIGGFDGTSNVAAGEAFGIPIYGTMAHSWIQSFTSERAAFETFVDEYGEESILLIDTYDTVSGAKTARAVAEEKDIDIAGVRLDSGDLTALSKEVNEILAETDLFISSGIDEFKIRRFLTNGGVGSGFGPGTALVTSTDAPKVEGVYKLVAVEEDGDMQPSMKLSTGKVTYPGAKSVRRVERDGQYDRDILALRDEDCDGGEQLVSVIEDGELVYQFPDLPAIQERARRSVSKTPPAIRQLEDPERYDVQIGSGLDTQTTSLRRQLESQHS
- a CDS encoding MFS transporter; translated protein: MQSGTNIRDDSTFLGPRVVAVTFLALMGAFGLNLSAGQFFEPLTGTYGWDLSLLSLAVSVNMITWGLFQPVMGRLIDWVGPKVVIAGSAALMGVAFLLSATISTVWEFFLYYGVLTAIGFAGCSSMANSVLVSKWYVRDRSEMLGKSSMGINIGQLIILPLAGYLIATAGFRAAFTGLGLFMLVLVVPAVLFVVEDDPTEVGQTPDGTDNASDREQSVLAAGSASVSLKQALFDRNFWLASLSFGSCGFTLYLVTIHLPNYAADLGGSVALGGQLLGIAAGASAVSMWVTGKMTEQVGKRRMLAGLHMIRGVSLAWLALSTSLWQLYVFAVIYGVASFPVIPTVTGIIGDHFGTNAMGGILGTSWLLHQIFAATGVFLGGFIRQTTGSYELAFWTGAALLLGGAFLSVLIESQPRVTHPTASTADD
- a CDS encoding helix-turn-helix domain-containing protein produces the protein MREFVFTVTYDRGADPIADIFMEYPDVMSKSLTCTVTADSIWHLDRITGPENALKALDDVFLDPTHCNECLDAEHCHTSWEYEVLDRGNASRTVYAYGTDADDCHSIPHLAAIHIGEGLLYDTKRQGNQYTWRILMPDDANVGELYDAIRTEMRDGLRLSLDHLSDPTHWGDDVVSLADVPYEQRELIKEAVARGYYETPREITTQGLADELGVPQSTVQYRLARAESWLATRFVLELV
- a CDS encoding Hsp20/alpha crystallin family protein, which codes for MSRRNPFEEIERLFERMSRELDEASKRWGSGETYEEWESGLESMAVDLVEHDDEFVVTADLPGFERDDVSVQVTDQTLQIEAKRERALDEEEEQFLRHERRHRSMRRSLRLPAEIQKDGVSARMKNGVLTITLPKLEVEEAHRVDIE